A window of the Zeugodacus cucurbitae isolate PBARC_wt_2022May chromosome 2, idZeuCucr1.2, whole genome shotgun sequence genome harbors these coding sequences:
- the LOC128922495 gene encoding uncharacterized protein LOC128922495, whose amino-acid sequence MREYEELEKLAARGNARKFYDKMKRLNEGFKTGASSCRDQGGNLVTDVQGILGLWREHFSDLLNGSESTTPGVGEPDSPIDDDGIDVPLPDHEEIRIAITRLKNNKAAGADRLPAELFKYGGEELIRWMHQLLCKIWTEESKPDDSVCSAQSIKKEIPQTVPITVG is encoded by the coding sequence atgcgtgagtacgaagagcttgagaagctggcagccagaggaaatgctcgaaaattttatgataaaatgaagcgacttaacgaaggtttcaagaccggagcatcctcatgtagggaccaaggtggtaatctggtaaccgatgtccagggcatactgggattatggagggaacacttctccgacctgctgaatggcagtgaaagtacaacaccaggagttggcgaacccgattccccaatcgatgacgatggaatagatgttccattacccgaccatgaagaaattcgaatagcaattacccgcttgaagaacaacaaagcggcaggggccgatagattaccggctgagctattcaaatacggcggcgaagaacttatAAGGTggatgcatcagcttctttgcaaaatatggacGGAAGAAAGCAAACCTGACgactcagtgtgctctgcccaatccataaaaaaggagatcccacaaactgtgccaattaccgtgggataa